A single genomic interval of Amycolatopsis albispora harbors:
- a CDS encoding TetR/AcrR family transcriptional regulator, producing MPDGRGPRRAQEIFTATLELLTELGYDGLTVEGVAARSGVNKTTLYRWWPSKDALLGAALLDARIFELSIPDTGSLRGDLESLLRQVNRLLTGAKTGAIASAALSAALHRPELATVLGAFFGDRLSQELPIFDRARARGELPDGTDPRLLMDLLGGALWMRALIRQEAPKPAFVREIVDVVLRGAAVA from the coding sequence ATGCCGGACGGACGCGGGCCCCGGCGGGCGCAGGAGATCTTCACCGCGACGCTGGAGCTGCTCACCGAACTCGGATACGACGGGCTGACCGTCGAGGGCGTCGCGGCGCGGTCCGGGGTGAACAAGACCACGCTGTACCGCTGGTGGCCGTCGAAGGACGCGCTGCTCGGCGCGGCCCTGCTCGACGCCCGCATCTTCGAACTGTCCATTCCGGACACCGGATCGTTGCGCGGTGACCTGGAATCCTTGCTGCGCCAGGTGAACCGCCTGCTCACCGGGGCGAAGACCGGAGCGATCGCCTCGGCCGCGCTGAGTGCCGCGCTCCACCGCCCGGAGCTGGCGACGGTGCTCGGCGCCTTCTTCGGCGACCGGCTCAGCCAGGAACTGCCCATCTTCGACCGCGCCCGCGCCCGCGGTGAACTGCCCGACGGCACCGATCCCCGGCTGCTGATGGACCTGCTCGGCGGCGCGCTGTGGATGCGCGCGCTGATCCGGCAGGAAGCCCCGAAACCGGCGTTCGTCCGCGAGATCGTCGACGTGGTGCTGCGAGGTGCCGCCGTTGCCTGA
- a CDS encoding HXXEE domain-containing protein produces the protein MAEVSKAATLGLFGAWLVHDLEELATMPKWAGVSREHAAVAIGLMGGVVAAAAVAGARTGGRSRFYRTALAAFDLHGWVHLAGSAVTRGYTPGVVTSPLVVIPFSRWARKRLRAAGIEEGTSWAGLALLPVLLGAVHGTAVLVTRGTKARYASLTN, from the coding sequence GTGGCGGAAGTGTCGAAGGCGGCCACGCTGGGCCTGTTCGGCGCGTGGCTGGTGCACGATCTGGAGGAGCTGGCCACCATGCCGAAGTGGGCGGGGGTGTCGCGTGAGCACGCCGCGGTGGCGATCGGCCTGATGGGCGGGGTGGTGGCGGCGGCAGCGGTGGCCGGTGCGCGGACCGGTGGCCGGAGCCGGTTCTACCGGACCGCGCTGGCCGCGTTCGACCTCCACGGCTGGGTGCACCTGGCTGGTTCGGCGGTGACACGCGGTTACACGCCCGGGGTGGTGACCTCGCCGCTGGTGGTGATCCCGTTCTCGCGCTGGGCACGCAAGCGCTTGCGGGCGGCGGGAATCGAGGAGGGGACCTCGTGGGCGGGGCTGGCCCTGCTGCCCGTGCTGCTCGGCGCGGTGCACGGTACGGCCGTTCTGGTGACCCGGGGCACCAAAGCCCGGTATGCGTCGTTGACCAACTGA
- a CDS encoding uridine kinase, whose protein sequence is MPERRYRPISPDLLARELTEAILAGPISRVAIDGAGAAPGTLADAVAELLRPHGRETLRVSTKDFLRAASLRYERGKRDPDARYDDWLDIGGLRREVLDPAGPGGSGLALPALWDAERDRATRLDRVRLRPGAVVLVDGELLLGHGLPFDFTVHLLLSPGALARHLPAAEHWALPAFERYADEVAPGEFADVVVRMDDPRHPALIERA, encoded by the coding sequence TTGCCTGAGCGCCGCTACCGCCCGATTTCCCCGGACCTGCTCGCCCGCGAACTCACCGAAGCCATCCTGGCGGGCCCGATCTCGCGGGTCGCCATCGACGGTGCCGGCGCGGCACCCGGCACGCTCGCCGACGCCGTGGCCGAGCTGCTTCGCCCACACGGCAGGGAAACCTTGCGTGTGTCCACAAAGGACTTCCTGCGCGCGGCCTCACTGCGGTACGAACGCGGCAAGCGCGATCCGGACGCGCGTTACGACGACTGGCTCGACATCGGCGGCCTGCGCCGCGAGGTGCTCGACCCGGCCGGTCCCGGCGGCTCCGGTCTCGCGCTGCCCGCGCTCTGGGACGCCGAGCGCGACCGCGCCACCCGGCTCGACCGCGTCCGGCTGCGTCCCGGTGCGGTGGTGCTGGTCGACGGTGAACTGCTGCTCGGGCACGGCCTGCCGTTCGACTTCACCGTGCACCTCCTGCTCTCCCCCGGCGCGCTGGCCAGGCACCTGCCCGCGGCCGAGCACTGGGCGCTGCCCGCGTTCGAGCGGTACGCCGACGAGGTCGCGCCCGGTGAGTTCGCCGACGTGGTGGTCCGCATGGACGACCCGCGCCACCCGGCCCTGATCGAGCGGGCCTGA
- a CDS encoding ABC transporter ATP-binding protein has protein sequence MNQPLLKARDLHKSFGPTAALRGADVSVRAGEVLAVMGPSGSGKSTLLHCLAGIVTPDSGAIEYQGRDLIGMSDKERSALRRTEFGFVFQFGQLVPELTCLENVALPLRLTGTKRAAAEAKARQWLDRLEVGELGGRRPGDVSGGQGQRVAVARALVTGPKVIFADEPTGALDSLNGEMVMRMLTDAARTTQAAVVLVTHEPRVAAYSDREVVVRDGKASDLELVS, from the coding sequence GTGAACCAGCCACTGCTGAAAGCCCGCGACCTGCACAAGTCCTTCGGGCCCACGGCCGCGTTGCGCGGGGCCGACGTGTCGGTGCGTGCCGGTGAGGTGCTCGCCGTGATGGGGCCGTCCGGTTCCGGCAAGTCGACGCTGCTGCACTGCCTGGCCGGGATCGTCACCCCGGACTCGGGCGCGATCGAGTACCAGGGCCGCGACCTGATCGGCATGAGCGACAAGGAGCGCAGCGCGTTGCGGCGCACCGAGTTCGGCTTCGTTTTCCAGTTCGGCCAGCTCGTTCCGGAGCTGACCTGCCTGGAGAACGTGGCGCTGCCGCTGCGGCTGACCGGCACCAAGCGCGCGGCGGCCGAGGCCAAGGCCCGCCAGTGGCTCGACCGGCTCGAGGTCGGGGAGCTGGGCGGACGCCGTCCCGGTGACGTTTCGGGCGGGCAGGGACAGCGGGTCGCCGTGGCCAGGGCGCTGGTCACCGGGCCGAAAGTGATCTTCGCCGACGAGCCGACCGGCGCGCTGGACTCGCTCAACGGCGAGATGGTGATGCGCATGCTCACCGACGCGGCGCGGACCACGCAGGCCGCCGTGGTGCTGGTGACGCACGAACCGCGTGTGGCCGCGTACTCCGATCGTGAGGTCGTCGTGCGTGACGGGAAGGCGAGCGATCTGGAGCTGGTCTCGTGA
- a CDS encoding FtsX-like permease family protein: protein MIRDLLLGLRLAVGGGRMSGQALLRLVMTTIGVALVVAILLPAAAIGNVVSERDARVAANTEIEEPRPGVDPLLVNYWYAEFDDDYLNTMVVAPTGPNSPVPPGLDRLPAPGELFVSPAVSELLAGPRGDSLRARVPGTVAGEIGKPGLSDASDLKLYLGSTVDRLSQVEDVTRVTGFGGPSEGFTLDAVTALVMAPIVVALLLPLLIFVTTASRMGAAQRERRLAALRLLGVDARQVRRIAAAESLLGAVAGLVVGGALFAALRPLIGQLDLFGLKLFAEDFVPSWQLTVVIALLVPGLAVGAAIFGLRRTIVEPLGVVRQSKPIRRRMWWRWAIAGVGALLMGATFLAEERDNSDAVGMALSVGSALLLIGVAVLLPWAVEKVVRGMRGGTPALQFAVRRLQMDGGTASRVVSGLVVVLAGTILVQTLMVSLTAGEGERDDWQPAEVQAAEVWTDSTHVDQARQLLAGAEGLTGVHEVSHSTLGEPGASAGRGVPVDIGDCAALRTIANLPTCTDGDVFFVNLPSESSQPPRAVPVGEQQFSGYRGGEPEPGPMWTVPAQVRTVSADQATRTAAGNLLITHRALGSVRPPANAITLSVAGPGGADAVVDRTSIALSPLAWEVSVRAVADPVAMSRRLDEGTGTFRAAMMTASGFVLSVAALSLLMLSIEQIVERRRPLAALSASGVPLSVLTRGSLWQNAIPVVIGVGLAIVAGLALTLPTVRYAGLPFTLDVGLVATMAGAAVLAVLVTTALTWPLLRQVTRLDGLRAE, encoded by the coding sequence GTGATCCGCGACCTGCTGCTCGGGCTCCGGCTGGCCGTCGGGGGCGGCCGGATGTCCGGGCAGGCGCTGCTGCGGCTGGTGATGACCACCATCGGCGTGGCACTGGTGGTGGCGATCCTGCTGCCGGCGGCCGCGATCGGGAACGTGGTCTCCGAGCGGGACGCGCGGGTCGCGGCGAACACCGAGATCGAGGAGCCGCGCCCGGGCGTGGACCCGCTGCTGGTCAACTACTGGTACGCCGAATTCGACGACGACTACCTGAACACCATGGTGGTCGCGCCGACCGGGCCGAATTCGCCGGTGCCGCCCGGTCTCGACCGGCTCCCGGCGCCGGGGGAGCTCTTTGTCTCCCCGGCGGTGTCCGAGCTGCTCGCCGGGCCGCGCGGTGACTCGCTGCGGGCGAGGGTGCCCGGCACGGTGGCCGGGGAGATCGGCAAGCCGGGCCTGTCCGACGCCAGCGACCTCAAGCTGTACCTCGGCAGCACCGTGGACCGGCTGAGCCAGGTGGAGGACGTCACGCGGGTCACCGGTTTCGGCGGTCCCAGCGAGGGGTTCACCCTCGACGCGGTCACCGCGCTGGTGATGGCGCCGATCGTGGTGGCGCTGTTGCTGCCGCTGCTGATCTTCGTCACCACGGCGTCGCGGATGGGGGCGGCGCAACGCGAACGACGGCTCGCCGCGCTGCGGTTGCTCGGGGTGGACGCCCGGCAGGTGCGCCGGATCGCCGCGGCCGAGTCACTGCTCGGCGCGGTCGCCGGGCTGGTGGTCGGCGGGGCGTTGTTCGCCGCGTTGCGCCCGCTGATCGGGCAGCTGGACCTGTTCGGGCTGAAGCTGTTCGCGGAGGACTTCGTGCCGTCGTGGCAGCTGACCGTGGTGATCGCGCTGCTGGTGCCGGGACTCGCGGTCGGGGCGGCGATCTTCGGCCTGCGCCGGACCATCGTCGAACCGCTGGGCGTGGTGCGGCAGAGCAAGCCGATCCGGCGCCGGATGTGGTGGCGCTGGGCCATCGCCGGGGTGGGCGCGCTGCTGATGGGCGCCACCTTCCTCGCCGAGGAGCGGGACAACTCCGATGCCGTGGGCATGGCGCTGAGCGTGGGCAGCGCGCTGCTGCTGATCGGCGTGGCGGTGCTGCTGCCGTGGGCGGTGGAGAAGGTGGTGCGCGGGATGCGCGGGGGCACGCCGGCGTTGCAGTTCGCGGTGCGGCGGCTCCAGATGGACGGCGGGACCGCGAGCCGGGTGGTGTCCGGGCTGGTGGTGGTGCTGGCCGGGACCATCCTGGTGCAGACGCTGATGGTCTCGCTCACCGCCGGGGAGGGCGAGCGCGACGACTGGCAGCCCGCCGAGGTGCAGGCGGCCGAGGTGTGGACCGACTCCACGCACGTGGACCAGGCGCGGCAGCTGCTGGCCGGGGCGGAGGGGCTGACCGGGGTGCACGAGGTGTCGCATTCGACGCTGGGCGAGCCGGGTGCGTCCGCCGGGCGAGGGGTCCCGGTCGACATCGGCGACTGCGCGGCACTGCGGACCATAGCCAACCTGCCCACGTGCACTGACGGCGACGTGTTCTTCGTCAACCTGCCGAGCGAGTCGTCACAGCCGCCGCGTGCGGTGCCGGTCGGGGAACAGCAGTTCTCCGGGTACCGGGGCGGCGAGCCGGAGCCGGGTCCGATGTGGACGGTTCCGGCGCAGGTCCGGACCGTGTCCGCCGACCAGGCGACCCGGACCGCGGCGGGCAACCTGCTGATCACCCACCGCGCGCTGGGCTCGGTGCGCCCGCCGGCGAACGCGATCACCCTCTCGGTGGCCGGGCCGGGTGGCGCCGACGCGGTGGTCGACCGGACCTCGATCGCGCTCAGCCCGCTGGCCTGGGAGGTCAGCGTGCGGGCGGTGGCCGACCCGGTGGCGATGAGCAGGCGGCTCGACGAGGGCACCGGCACGTTCCGCGCCGCAATGATGACGGCGTCCGGGTTCGTGTTGTCGGTGGCCGCGCTGAGCCTGCTGATGCTGTCCATCGAGCAGATCGTCGAGCGGCGGCGGCCGCTGGCGGCGCTGTCGGCCTCCGGGGTGCCGCTGTCCGTGCTCACGCGCGGTTCGCTGTGGCAGAACGCGATCCCGGTGGTGATCGGGGTCGGGCTGGCCATCGTCGCCGGGCTGGCGCTGACCCTGCCCACGGTGCGGTACGCCGGTCTGCCGTTCACGCTCGACGTCGGCCTGGTCGCCACCATGGCGGGCGCGGCGGTGCTGGCCGTGCTGGTCACCACCGCGCTGACCTGGCCGCTGCTGCGGCAGGTCACCCGGCTGGACGGGCTGCGCGCGGAGTAG
- a CDS encoding PadR family transcriptional regulator, translated as MSVSRTLLALLETGPRHGYDLKRSYDEQFAQGRPLAYGQVYSTLSRLLRNGLVVEAGVEQGDGPDRKRYTITDAGVTDVESWLATPENPEPYLQNTLYTKVVLALLSGRSATDVLDSQRAAHLKVMRELTKRKTGGDLADQLICDHALFHLEADLRWLELTAARLDALAEAVRR; from the coding sequence ATGTCGGTATCGCGCACATTGCTCGCCCTGCTGGAAACGGGGCCGCGACACGGCTACGACCTGAAGCGCTCGTACGACGAGCAGTTCGCCCAGGGGCGGCCGCTCGCCTACGGGCAGGTGTACTCGACGCTGTCCCGGCTGCTGCGCAACGGGCTGGTCGTCGAGGCGGGCGTCGAGCAGGGGGACGGACCGGACCGCAAGCGCTACACCATCACCGACGCCGGGGTCACCGACGTCGAGTCGTGGCTGGCGACACCGGAGAACCCGGAGCCGTACCTGCAGAACACGCTCTACACGAAGGTGGTGCTGGCGCTGCTGTCCGGGCGCAGCGCCACCGACGTGCTGGACAGCCAGCGCGCCGCGCACCTGAAGGTGATGCGGGAGCTGACCAAGCGCAAGACCGGGGGAGACCTGGCCGACCAGCTGATCTGCGACCACGCGTTGTTCCACCTGGAGGCCGACCTCCGCTGGCTGGAGCTGACCGCGGCCAGGCTGGACGCGCTCGCCGAGGCGGTGCGCCGGTGA
- a CDS encoding sigma-70 family RNA polymerase sigma factor: MLGSVSEADDAVQEAWLRLNRVGDDVDQIGNLGGWLHTVVSRICLDMLRARQARREEPLDDVPERGWAREDPEAEAVLADSVGRALLVVLDTLAPAERIAFVLHDLFAVPFDRIGPIVDRSPATAKKLASRARQRLRSNPTASASELAARRKVIEAFLAAARDGDLDTLLDVLAPDAVRRSDPAVLPPGAPAEVRGARAVAESIMQFGRRAHLAEIALVNGELGVVVAPGGRLALVLTFTIDGGLVTGYEVIASPRRLATFELALSEPPRSGHR, from the coding sequence ATGCTGGGCTCGGTGTCCGAAGCCGACGACGCGGTGCAGGAGGCCTGGCTGCGGCTGAACCGCGTCGGCGACGACGTGGACCAGATCGGCAACCTCGGCGGCTGGCTGCACACCGTGGTGTCCCGCATCTGCCTGGACATGCTGCGGGCACGCCAGGCACGCCGCGAAGAACCGCTGGACGACGTGCCCGAGCGCGGCTGGGCCCGCGAGGACCCGGAGGCCGAGGCGGTGCTGGCCGATTCGGTGGGCCGCGCGCTGCTCGTGGTGCTCGACACGCTCGCCCCCGCCGAGCGGATCGCCTTTGTGCTGCACGACCTGTTCGCCGTGCCGTTCGACCGGATCGGGCCGATCGTGGACCGCAGCCCGGCCACCGCGAAGAAGCTCGCCAGCCGCGCGCGGCAGCGGCTGCGCAGCAATCCCACCGCGTCCGCGAGCGAACTGGCTGCCCGGCGGAAGGTGATCGAGGCGTTCCTGGCCGCCGCCCGCGACGGCGACCTCGACACGCTGCTCGACGTGCTCGCCCCGGACGCCGTCCGCCGCTCCGACCCGGCCGTACTTCCGCCGGGCGCGCCTGCCGAGGTGCGAGGCGCGCGGGCCGTGGCCGAAAGCATCATGCAGTTCGGGCGGCGGGCGCACCTGGCCGAAATCGCGCTGGTGAACGGCGAACTCGGCGTGGTCGTCGCCCCGGGTGGACGGCTGGCCCTCGTGCTCACCTTCACCATCGACGGTGGGCTGGTCACCGGCTACGAGGTCATCGCGTCCCCGCGCCGCCTGGCCACCTTCGAGCTGGCGCTCAGCGAACCACCGCGATCGGGTCACCGCTGA
- a CDS encoding glycosyltransferase family 4 protein produces the protein MRRTLLVTNDFPPRPGGIQSYLHSLATRVPAEDLVVYAPAWRGDAEFDAAAPFEVVRHPTSLMLPTPGVLRRAKEIMRARDCEAVWFGAAAPLALLGHPLRAAGAQRVLASTHGHEVGWSMLPAARQALRRIGDTADVVTFVSEYTRNRFAAAFGPMAGLEHLPSGVDPELFRPDQSARETIRKRYGLGDRPTVVCVSRLVPRKGQDVLIVAMQMLRQRVPDAALLLVGGGPYRQKLAATVDAFGLGNDVVLTGSVPWEELPAHYAAGDVFAMPARTRGKGLDVEGLGIVYLEASATGLPVVAGRSGGAPETVLDEVTGHVVDGRDLMQLVDTLAPLLDDPARARRMGEAGREWVSRSWRWDVLADRLATMLSGDPIAVVR, from the coding sequence GTGCGCCGAACGCTCCTGGTGACCAACGACTTCCCGCCCCGGCCGGGCGGTATCCAGTCCTATCTGCACTCGCTCGCCACGCGGGTGCCCGCGGAGGACCTGGTGGTCTACGCACCGGCGTGGCGCGGTGACGCGGAGTTCGACGCGGCGGCGCCGTTCGAGGTGGTCCGCCACCCGACCTCGCTGATGCTGCCGACCCCCGGCGTGCTGCGGCGGGCGAAGGAGATCATGCGGGCCCGCGACTGCGAGGCGGTCTGGTTCGGCGCGGCGGCGCCGCTGGCGCTGCTCGGCCACCCGCTGCGGGCGGCCGGGGCGCAGCGGGTGCTGGCCAGCACCCACGGGCACGAGGTCGGCTGGTCGATGCTGCCCGCCGCGCGGCAGGCGCTGCGGCGGATCGGTGACACCGCCGACGTGGTCACCTTCGTCAGCGAGTACACCCGCAACCGCTTCGCCGCCGCCTTCGGCCCGATGGCCGGGCTGGAGCACCTGCCGTCCGGAGTGGACCCGGAGCTGTTCCGCCCGGACCAGTCCGCGCGCGAAACCATCCGCAAGCGCTACGGGCTCGGCGACCGGCCGACCGTGGTCTGCGTGTCCAGGCTGGTGCCGCGCAAGGGCCAGGACGTGCTGATCGTGGCCATGCAGATGCTGCGCCAGCGCGTGCCGGACGCCGCGTTGCTGCTGGTCGGCGGCGGGCCGTACCGCCAGAAGCTGGCCGCGACGGTGGACGCGTTCGGCCTCGGGAACGACGTGGTGCTCACCGGCTCGGTGCCGTGGGAGGAACTGCCCGCGCACTACGCGGCGGGTGACGTGTTCGCCATGCCCGCGCGGACCCGCGGCAAGGGGCTCGACGTGGAGGGCCTCGGCATCGTCTACCTGGAGGCGTCGGCGACCGGGCTGCCGGTGGTGGCCGGGCGCTCGGGTGGCGCGCCGGAAACCGTGCTCGACGAGGTGACCGGGCACGTGGTCGACGGCAGGGACCTGATGCAGCTGGTGGACACGCTCGCGCCGCTGCTGGACGACCCGGCCCGCGCCCGCCGCATGGGCGAGGCGGGCCGCGAGTGGGTCAGCCGGAGCTGGCGCTGGGACGTGCTGGCCGACCGGCTGGCCACCATGCTCAGCGGTGACCCGATCGCGGTGGTTCGCTGA
- a CDS encoding maleylpyruvate isomerase N-terminal domain-containing protein codes for MITAEDVETAVGLALATLGDAPAEKWENPAGTLTWTCWETAEHLADDLFAYAAQLGLRRGPVDRYVPFELIRRRPEAPDGVVFADRSSGPSGLLQVLESCGALLASMVRTAPPTARGFHVHGAADASSTAGMGVVEVLVHTHDLALGLGVPWTPPEDLCDRVLRRLFPDAPTDTPRWATLLWATGRGTLPGLARVESWRWYSGS; via the coding sequence GTGATCACCGCGGAAGATGTGGAAACAGCGGTCGGGCTCGCACTGGCGACGCTCGGCGACGCACCGGCGGAGAAGTGGGAAAACCCGGCGGGCACGCTGACGTGGACCTGCTGGGAAACCGCCGAGCACCTGGCCGACGACCTGTTCGCCTACGCCGCCCAACTCGGCCTGCGGCGGGGGCCGGTGGACCGGTATGTGCCGTTCGAGCTGATCCGCCGTCGGCCGGAAGCCCCGGACGGTGTGGTGTTCGCGGACCGGTCGTCTGGGCCGTCGGGTCTGCTCCAGGTGCTGGAGTCGTGCGGGGCGCTGCTGGCGTCGATGGTGCGCACGGCCCCGCCGACGGCGCGGGGTTTCCACGTACACGGCGCCGCGGACGCTTCGAGCACGGCTGGGATGGGGGTGGTTGAGGTGCTGGTGCACACGCACGACCTGGCGTTGGGGCTGGGGGTGCCGTGGACCCCGCCGGAGGATCTGTGCGATCGGGTCCTGCGGCGCCTCTTCCCGGACGCGCCCACTGATACGCCGCGGTGGGCGACGCTTCTTTGGGCGACGGGGCGGGGGACTTTGCCGGGGTTGGCGCGGGTGGAGTCGTGGCGGTGGTACAGCGGTTCTTGA
- a CDS encoding D-alanyl-D-alanine carboxypeptidase family protein, producing MRARSGLALPLVFAGALLVAPTAGAQNDVPADPGDLRVEAGVAPGTGPGDPRPGEAFADPKVADLQRTAGEVQRELGDLAGRIEAAEAELGTATAQLQHATAERLDAEAQLNAVRAEADEFTRSVFTSLGRPDNVRLLFSATNASDLLNGKSMVDHLRADQDARLNGALERQRKAVEAEGVAAGAERTAAERRAELDRRNGDATNRADAISSELRGPIDDANAAVVEQQRAQRDRNTQTASNWKAYTDRLAAAGIKPPPAAALADPAKLPAGLRPLAGVGGPQAGVAESTVDGQRILVLPKETIDAVSAGIGALGKPYVPKDNGEGPVSYSCDGLVRSVFSGAGLPLPGTAGEQMAVGKPVPPADAQPGDLVFVGPAKYGVQSVGVVLDGRTMLAADARLAGVVVADMPAGDSVLGVARPALGTRPAEPVPQRASEELTWRCGGVELPPAAPGADQAAGAWGGFPNGLIPAGALCPVGIGAHVLRCDAAQTFAALSEAFARTFGRPLCLTDSYRTFAGQVDLYRRKPSLAAVPGTSNHGWGLAVDMCGGVQSFGTPEYGWLAANARNYGWVNPGWAQPGRGREEPWHWEYAGR from the coding sequence ATGCGGGCCAGATCCGGCCTGGCGCTCCCGCTGGTGTTCGCGGGCGCGCTGCTCGTGGCACCGACGGCGGGCGCCCAGAACGACGTGCCTGCCGACCCCGGCGACCTGCGGGTGGAGGCCGGGGTGGCGCCGGGCACCGGGCCAGGGGATCCGCGGCCGGGTGAGGCGTTCGCCGATCCCAAGGTCGCCGACCTCCAGCGCACGGCCGGTGAGGTGCAGCGGGAACTCGGGGACCTGGCGGGCCGGATCGAGGCGGCCGAAGCCGAGCTCGGCACCGCGACCGCGCAACTGCAGCACGCCACCGCCGAGCGGCTCGACGCCGAGGCGCAGCTGAACGCGGTGCGCGCGGAGGCCGACGAGTTCACCCGGTCGGTGTTCACCTCGTTGGGGCGCCCGGACAACGTGAGGTTGTTGTTCAGCGCCACCAACGCGAGCGATCTGCTCAACGGCAAGTCCATGGTGGACCACCTGCGTGCCGACCAGGACGCGCGGCTCAACGGTGCGCTGGAGCGGCAGCGCAAGGCGGTCGAGGCCGAGGGCGTCGCGGCCGGTGCGGAACGGACGGCGGCCGAGCGCAGGGCGGAACTGGACCGCCGCAACGGGGACGCCACCAACCGCGCGGACGCGATCAGCTCGGAACTGCGCGGCCCGATCGACGACGCCAACGCCGCCGTGGTCGAGCAGCAGCGCGCGCAGCGGGACCGGAACACGCAGACGGCGTCGAACTGGAAGGCCTACACCGATCGGCTGGCGGCGGCCGGGATCAAACCACCGCCCGCCGCGGCGCTGGCCGACCCGGCGAAGCTGCCCGCCGGGCTGCGGCCGCTGGCCGGTGTTGGAGGTCCGCAGGCCGGTGTCGCTGAGTCTACTGTGGACGGCCAGCGGATTCTGGTGCTGCCGAAGGAAACCATCGACGCGGTGAGCGCGGGCATCGGTGCGCTGGGCAAGCCGTACGTGCCGAAGGACAACGGCGAGGGGCCGGTGTCGTACTCGTGCGACGGGCTGGTGCGGTCGGTGTTCTCCGGGGCCGGGCTCCCGTTGCCGGGCACGGCGGGGGAGCAGATGGCGGTGGGCAAGCCGGTGCCGCCCGCCGACGCGCAGCCGGGGGACCTGGTGTTCGTCGGGCCCGCGAAGTACGGGGTGCAGTCGGTGGGGGTGGTGCTGGACGGGCGCACCATGCTGGCGGCGGACGCGCGGCTGGCCGGGGTGGTGGTCGCGGACATGCCCGCCGGGGACAGCGTGCTCGGCGTCGCCAGGCCCGCCTTGGGCACGCGGCCCGCGGAGCCGGTGCCGCAGCGGGCTTCGGAGGAGCTGACCTGGCGGTGCGGTGGCGTCGAACTGCCACCCGCCGCGCCGGGCGCGGACCAGGCCGCGGGCGCGTGGGGCGGATTCCCGAACGGCCTGATCCCGGCGGGGGCGCTGTGTCCGGTCGGTATCGGCGCCCACGTCCTCCGCTGCGACGCGGCGCAGACGTTCGCGGCTCTGTCGGAGGCTTTCGCCCGGACTTTCGGCAGGCCGCTGTGCCTGACGGACTCGTACCGCACGTTCGCCGGTCAGGTCGACTTGTACCGGCGGAAGCCCTCGTTGGCGGCGGTGCCGGGGACAAGCAACCACGGCTGGGGGCTTGCGGTGGACATGTGCGGTGGGGTGCAGTCGTTCGGCACCCCGGAATACGGCTGGCTGGCGGCGAACGCGCGCAACTACGGCTGGGTGAACCCGGGCTGGGCGCAACCAGGACGGGGCCGGGAAGAACCGTGGCACTGGGAATACGCGGGCCGCTGA
- a CDS encoding NlpC/P60 family protein produces MQSHPVKRVVSGALAATAVIAAVTLAQAPATATPILAPQQPPSSESEALKKYRELAEQAEKLNEDHLNAVEDEKAKQAELDKANQDLEAAKQTESTASADIERYRLDVDKFAGASFTSGAQLNKMSALLTGNSAQDFLDRSSALDVLATDQNNVLQGYAGSLKQAADARQLAADAQGRAQAAKDEASRLKSDIEQRKKSLEDQKDKLEDAYGNLSDGDKAAQKDTGEDVGPIKAPGAAAQTAVDAAMGKRGKPYSWGATGPNSFDCSGLTGWAYKQAGISLPRTSKAQSTFGKAVSRDQLQPGDLVFYNSPVSHVGIYIGGGNMVHAPTTGDVVKVSPLQKNYVGARRVA; encoded by the coding sequence GTGCAGTCGCATCCGGTAAAGCGCGTGGTTTCAGGCGCTCTGGCAGCAACCGCCGTGATCGCGGCCGTGACGCTGGCCCAGGCTCCCGCCACCGCCACCCCCATCCTCGCCCCCCAGCAACCCCCGAGCAGCGAGTCCGAGGCGCTCAAGAAGTACCGCGAACTCGCCGAACAGGCCGAGAAGCTCAACGAGGACCACCTCAACGCCGTCGAGGACGAGAAGGCCAAGCAGGCCGAACTCGACAAGGCGAACCAGGACCTCGAAGCGGCCAAGCAGACCGAGAGCACGGCCAGCGCCGACATCGAGCGCTACCGGCTCGACGTGGACAAGTTCGCCGGCGCGTCGTTCACCAGCGGCGCCCAGCTGAACAAGATGTCCGCGCTGCTGACCGGCAACTCGGCCCAGGACTTCCTGGACCGCTCGTCCGCGCTGGACGTGCTGGCCACCGACCAGAACAACGTGCTGCAGGGTTACGCCGGCTCGCTCAAGCAGGCCGCCGACGCCCGGCAGCTGGCCGCCGACGCGCAGGGCCGGGCCCAGGCCGCGAAGGACGAGGCCTCCCGGCTCAAGTCCGACATCGAGCAGCGCAAGAAGTCGCTCGAGGACCAGAAGGACAAGCTCGAGGACGCCTACGGCAACCTCAGCGACGGCGACAAGGCCGCGCAGAAGGACACCGGCGAAGACGTCGGCCCGATCAAGGCACCCGGCGCCGCCGCCCAGACCGCGGTCGACGCGGCCATGGGCAAGCGGGGCAAGCCCTACTCGTGGGGTGCCACCGGCCCGAACTCCTTCGACTGCTCCGGCCTGACCGGCTGGGCCTACAAGCAGGCCGGGATCAGCCTCCCGCGCACCTCGAAGGCGCAGTCGACCTTCGGCAAGGCGGTCTCGCGTGACCAGCTGCAGCCGGGCGACCTGGTGTTCTACAACTCGCCGGTGTCGCACGTCGGCATCTACATCGGCGGCGGCAACATGGTCCACGCGCCGACCACCGGTGACGTGGTGAAGGTCTCGCCGCTGCAGAAGAACTACGTGGGTGCGCGCCGCGTCGCCTGA